ATCAGAATATACCGCTCAGGAGTCTGTTTTGCTTTTGATTTTCCCTGAAACATTTTAACCAAGGAGAAGAAAACTATCCCTATTTTCATAAACAATGAGAAGAAAACCGAAACTTTAAAATGTTTTTGATAAAAGAAATTCATCGCTTCCTGAAAGCGTTTCATGTAGGTTCCGTCTTTGACGGTGCTTTCTCCTTTATAATGTATGACGGTGGTTTCGGGGAAATAATAATTAGATTTCCCTTTTTGCAAAGCCATATAACTCAAGTCAATGTCATCCGAATACATGAAACAATTTTCATCAAAACCACCCAGTTCAATATACAATTCACGCTTCATGACCATAAAAGCCCCAACGAGAATTTCGACTTTTCCGGTTTGGTTTTCGCCAAGATGTTGTGCGTAATATTTATTGAAAAGAGCCGAATTCGGGAACATTTTGTACAAGCCGAAAATCTTGGTAAAAGCTACCCAAGGCGTTGGAATGCCGCGTTTACTTTCCGGTAAAAACTTTCCGGTACCATCAATAAGTTTGCAGCCCACTATACCCAAATCGATTTTGCTTTTGGCAAAAGCCAGTACTTTTTCAAAAGTATCTTCGGCGACTACGGTATCGGGATTTAGGATGCA
Above is a genomic segment from Flavobacterium phycosphaerae containing:
- a CDS encoding glycosyltransferase family 2 protein; protein product: MQLSVIILNYNVRYFLELCVLSVQKAIQNIEAEIIVVDNNSSDDSCAMMQQRFPNVKLIQNKENAGFPKGNNIGVAQTKGEYICILNPDTVVAEDTFEKVLAFAKSKIDLGIVGCKLIDGTGKFLPESKRGIPTPWVAFTKIFGLYKMFPNSALFNKYYAQHLGENQTGKVEILVGAFMVMKRELYIELGGFDENCFMYSDDIDLSYMALQKGKSNYYFPETTVIHYKGESTVKDGTYMKRFQEAMNFFYQKHFKVSVFFSLFMKIGIVFFSLVKMFQGKSKAKQTPERYILISNKEATKEIVEQKLQKNTIRKAPENGKIVFSQTISKGKNEEIILDLNDVSFRESIRFLEVNATNAFTFKLLPPESHFIIGSNSSNDRGEVVLI